A single window of Crassostrea angulata isolate pt1a10 chromosome 8, ASM2561291v2, whole genome shotgun sequence DNA harbors:
- the LOC128161643 gene encoding aminomethyltransferase, mitochondrial-like: protein MLSRKLLPKNVTNVIKGFACQCRNYSQNETLKKTCLYDYHVKNGGKMVPFAGWSMPVQYTEGISESHLHVRSAAGLFDVSHMLQTRVTGRDGVAFIESMIVGDVGGLRDNQGTLSVFTNERGGILDDLIVSKTEEGYLYVVSNAGCADKDYNNMQTQAEQCRKKGMDVNVEIISNGLLALQGPSMSSVLQEGVDFDLNKLPFMTNKMATVFGIPECRVTRCGYTGEDGVEISVRPDRAVDLAQALTGSSKAKVMLIGLGARDTLRLEAGLCLYGSDIDETTTPVEGSLTWTIGKRRREEANFPGASVILKQIKEKPQRRRVGFISSGAPARGHTKIYDESGSSLIGELTSGCPSPSLKENVSMGYVKTAFTKNGTKVKFEVRKKMIDAVVSKMPFVPSNYFSPK from the exons ATGTTGTCAAGGAAACTTTTACCTAAGAATGTGACAAATGTCATAAAAGGGTTTGCATGCCAATGTAGAAATTATTCGCAAAACGAG actttgaaaaaaaCCTGTTTGTATGACTACCATGTCAAAAATGGTGGCAAGATGGTTCCATTTGCTGGCTGGAGTATGCCTGTCCAGTATACAGAGGGTATATCAGAGTCTCACCTTCACGTGCGGTCGGCGGCCGGTCTGTTTGATGTCTCCCACATGCTGCAGACAAGGGTCACGGGGAGGGATGGAGTGGCCTTCATTGAGAGCATGATTGTGGGGGATGTGGGAGGGCTGAGGGACAATCAGGGCACCCTGTCAGTGTTCACCAATGAACGGGGAGGGATTCTGGACGACCTCATTGTGTCCAAGACGGAGGAAGGGTATCTGTACGTGGTCTCCAATGCTGGCTGTGCTGACAAGGACTATAACAACATGCAG ACACAAGCAGAACAATGCAGGAAAAAAGGAATGGATGTCAATGTAGAAATTATTAGCAATGGACTTTTGGCCTTACAAG GACCATCCATGTCTAGTGTACTGCAGGAGGGAGTAGACTTTGATCTTAACAAGCTTCCATTTATGACCAACAAGATGGCTACAGTGTTTGGTATCCCAGAATGCCGAGTAACAAGATGTGGGTATACAGGAGAGGATGGAGTGGAG ATCTCTGTGAGACCAGACAGGGCTGTGGATTTGGCCCAGGCTCTCACTGGGTCATCTAAAGCCAAGGTCATGCTGATCGGCCTGGGGGCCAGGGACACACTGCGCCTAGAGGCAGGACTTTGTCTATACGGCAGTGACATCGATGAAACCACAACTCCAGTCGAAGGGTCGCTCACATGGACTATAG GAAAAAGAAGACGAGAAGAAGCCAATTTTCCGGGAGCATCagtaattttgaaacaaattaaagaaaaaccTCAGAGGCGACGAGTTGGTTTCATATCCTCAGGTGCCCCTGCAAGAG GACACACCAAAATTTATGATGAGTCAGGCTCTAGTTTGATTGGTGAGTTAACAAGTGGTTGTCCCTCTCCATCTTTGAAAGAAAATGTCTCCATGGGTTACGTGAAAACGGCTTTCACCAAAAACGGAACCAAAGTGAAGTTTGAAGTCAGGAAGAAAATGATCGATGCTGTCGTATCCAAAATGCCCTTTGTGCCATCAAACTACTTTTCTCCAAAATAA
- the LOC128161639 gene encoding calcium-independent phospholipase A2-gamma-like, producing MSALRASCASQRILESTVGGPLSYKYLHQSIETSQLGQRKTGNPKTVKKFHFSPTQNKKADLLDRRIPSNLKDKLKDAYDGVSEAVIRTPDFVKGYVQYVSVSSLSIEEKFHKKTEAKKSKDIDIGIEDEASAISKDFPTQIAESSVLSFYNPTAEPEPRYRPIPLSKSENAQNQNENATVEKSQVQDRGLWHLLDRFWATSAKEPTPTVEVKKKMIIRKDYVSRSAISKKTLEHVNLISRAESPDSKLRRLEDFCHHLMLYPDERQTAMKHGLLSVLLKMQLNTSSELTQSEISQALSLIGYVQPPRGRGVNILTIDGGGTKGLVALQTLREIERHCGKPIYKLFDYVCGVSTGSLILAILFLFRRSITECEELYIECSRQMFTQNRTRGYSQLVLDHSFYDVELFERILREKMGDKFLSDFSEDSLCPKYSALSTLSNISQLQSYMFRTYNLPPGVYSMYPGSCKHRVWECIRASSAAPGFYKPFVLDEYIHQDGGIMHNNPACVAIHECKLLWPDEPIQSVISLGNGRYEPNIELMSSLPSAKKQIDNIIDSATNTENVHMTLQDLLPPATYYRFNPYMSDNIMLNEIKPEKIKQMQKDARMYIRKNEHKLVAACNQLMLPRKQTQRLADWSRRQKLMRSNKKAGIFGGKK from the exons ATGTCTGCACTGCGGGCATCTTGTGCAAGTCAGCGGATACTGGAGAGCACTGTCGGGGGTCCACTAAGTTATAAGTATCTCCACCAGAGCATAGAAACAAGTCAACTAGGACAGCGTAAGACTGGGAATCCTAAAACTGTGAAGAAATTCCACTTTTCTCCAACACAGAACAAAAAAGCTGATTTATTAGATCGAAGAATACCCAGTAATTTAAAGGACAAATTAAAAGATGCTTATGATGGTGTATCTGAAGCAGTTATCAGAACCCCagattttgtgaaaggttatgtCCAGTATGTTTCAGTTTCGTCTTTATCAATCGAAGAAAAGTTTCATAAGAAAACCGaggcaaaaaaatcaaaagatattGACATTGGAATAGAGGACGAGGCCAGTGCTATTTCAAAAGACTTTCCCACCCAGATAGCAGAAAGCTCAGTCTTGTCATTTTATAACCCAACTGCAGAGCCTGAACCAAGGTACAGACCAATACCTTTGTCCAAGTCAGAAAATGCACAGAACCAAAATGAAAATGCTACGGTTGAGAAAAGTCAAGTGCAGGATCGAGGGTTGTGGCATTTGCTGGACAGATTTTGGGCCACTAGTGCTAAGGAACCTACACCAACAGTAGaagtaaagaagaaaatgattATCAGAAAAGATTACGTGTCACGCTCTGCAATTTCCAAAAAGACACTGGAGCATGTGAATTTAATAAGTCGTGCCGAATCCCCAGACTCTAAACTCAGGCGACTGGAGGACTTTTGTCACCACTTAATGTTATATCCAGATGAAAGACAAACTGCTATGAAG CATGGTCTGTTATCAGTACTACTGAAAATGCAGCTAAACACATCCAGTGAATTAACTCAGAGTGAGATTTCCCAGGCCCTGTCACTGATTGGCTACGTCCAGCCTCCCAGGGGTCGCGGGGTCAATATACTTACCATTGATGGAGGCGGAACAAA GGGATTGGTAGCCTTACAGACCCTCAGGGAAATAGAACGCCATTGCGGCAAACCGATCTACAAGCTGTTTGATTACGTGTGTGGGGTTAGCACAGGTTCACTCATTCTGGCAATTTTGTTCCTGTTTCGGCGAAGTATTACAGAGTGTGAGGAACTGTACATAGAGTGTAGTCGGCAGATGTTTACCCAGAACAGAACACGGGGGTATAGTCAGCTGGTGCTGGATCATTCCTTCTATGACGTGGAATTGTTTGAACGAATTCTCAG GGAGAAAATGGGAGACAAATTCCTCTCTGATTTCTCAGAAGACTCTCTTTGTCCAAAG TATTCCGCTTTATCTACCTTATCCAACATCAGTCAGCTACAGAGCTACATGTTCCGGACCTACAACCTGCCCCCCGGGGTCTACTCCATGTACCCGGGCAGCTGTAAACACAGGGTGTGGGAGTGTATCCGGGCTTCCTCAGCAGCCCCGGGCTTCTACAAACCTTTCGTTCTGGATGAGTACATTCATCAG GATGGAGGTATCATGCACAACAACCCAGCCTGTGTCGCCATTCACGAGTGTAAACTTCTGTGGCCCGACGAACCCATTCAGAGTGTTATCTCCCTTGGAAATGGTCGCTATGAGCCAAATATTGAACTTATGTCTAGTCTACCCTCAGCGAAGAAACAGATTGACAATATCATAGATAGTGCTACAAATACTGAAA atgtgcACATGACTCTGCAGGATCTTCTGCCCCCAGCGACATATTACAGATTTAATCCCTACATGTCCGACAACATCATGCTGAACGAGATTAAGCCGGAGAAAATTAAACAGATGCAAAAAGATGCCAGGATGTATATCCGCAAGAATGAGCACAAGCTTGTCGCAGCTTGCAACCAGCTCATGTTGCCAAGGAAACAGACCCAGAGACTTGCCGACTGGAGCAGACGACAGAAGTTAATGAGGTCGAATAAAAAGGCAGGAATTTTTGGAGGgaaaaaataa
- the LOC128161641 gene encoding inhibitor of growth protein 3-like: MLYLEDYLEMIENLPMEMRERLTEMREMDLQVQNALDNLDERVKNFFKKCTQPNIKGELKDEQYKQIKQDYYKTLEDADEKVQLANHIYDLVDRHLRKLDQELSKFKMELEADNAGITEVLEKRSLELDKPPSLGSNRAEKRKLLHAQSQVTNHTEKRMATEKVLSTIANEAAREAIGQSRRQSSSGSNSPSLSMFNSTSTQSISYSLGHMGAGSNAAIAAAASQAIAATQQVMGQQGRRTPSMKASYVAMAKDLTKELSTKEYIYTSQPSTPTPVAEITQKVPRSKKATSKASTLIREAQNQLASSSIPSLSLTQQPSTPQTPLSAQVASPMVEDASSDLQIVDENGQPVDWQNDPNEPRYCLCNQVSYGDMVGCDNDDCPIEWFHYGCVGLTQAPKGKWFCPQCTAAIKRRGRRN; this comes from the exons ATGTTGTACTTAGAAGACTATTTGGAGA TGATAGAGAACCTGCCAATGGAGATGAGAGAAAGACTTACAGAAATGAGAGAAATGGATTTACAAGTTCAGA ATGCCTTGGACAATCTTGATGAAAGAGTGAAGAACTTCTTCAAGAAGTGTACACAACCCAACATAAAGGGCGAACTAAAAGATGAACAATACAAACAGATCAAACAG GATTATTACAAGACCTTAGAAGATGCTGATGAAAAAGTGCAGCTCGCAAATCACATATACGACCTG GTGGACAGACATTTACGAAAACTGGACCAAGAGCTGTCGAAATTTAAAATGGAACTAGAGGCGGACAATGCAGGAATCACAGAAGTGTTAGAGAAAA gGTCCTTGGAGTTGGATAAACCACCTTCCCTGGGCAGTAACAGAGCAGAAA aGCGGAAGTTACTTCATGCCCAGTCACAAGTAACCAATCACACAGAGAAGCGCATGGCCACGGAGAAAGTCCTGTCCACCATCGCTAACGAGGCCGCCCGCGAGGCCATCGGTCAGAGTCGCCGACAGTCCAGTTCTGGGTCCAATTCCCCGTCCCTCTCCATGTTCAACTCTACCTCTACACAGTCCATAAGTTACAGTCTGG gtCATATGGGAGCGGGTAGCAATGCTGCAATAGCAGCGGCAGCATCCCAAGCAATAGCAGCAACACAACAGGTG ATGGGCCAGCAGGGAAGGAGGACCCCAAGCATGAAGGCCAGCTATGTGGCCATGGCCAAAGACCTGACCAAGGAGCTGTCCACCAAGGAGTATATCTATACCTCCCAACcctccacccccacccccgTGGCTGAAATCACACAGAAAGTGCCACGCTCCAAAAA AGCCACTTCTAAGGCCAGCACCCTAATCCGGGAAGCTCAGAATCAGCTGGCCAGTTCTTCCATTCCGTCCTTGTCCCTCACCCAGCAGCCCAGCACCCCACAGACCCCTCTCTCTGCCCAGGTGGCCTCCCCCATGGTGGAGGATGCCTCTAGCGACCTCCAGATAGTGGACGAGAACGGCCAGCCGGTGGACTGGCAAAATGACCCCAATGAGCCCCGCTACTGTCTGTGTAACCAGGTGTCGTATGGTGACATGGTGGGCTGTGACAATGATGAT TGCCCCATTGAGTGGTTCCACTACGGTTGTGTTGGCCTGACCCAGGCTCCAAAAGGGAAGTGGTTTTGTCCTCAGTGTACGGCAGCCATTAAACGTCGCGGTAGAAGGAACTAG